In Cygnus olor isolate bCygOlo1 chromosome 12, bCygOlo1.pri.v2, whole genome shotgun sequence, one DNA window encodes the following:
- the CBLN1 gene encoding cerebellin-1 yields MRGPGLALALGLLLLLGAAWLACGQNETEPIVLEGKCLVVCDSNPTSDPTGTALGISVRSGSAKVAFSAIRSTNHEPSEMSNRTMIIYFDQVLVNIGSNFDSERSTFIAPRKGIYSFNFHVVKVYNRQTIQVSLMLNGWPVISAFAGDQDVTREAASNGVLIQMEKGDRAYLKLERGNLMGGWKYSTFSGFLVFPL; encoded by the exons ATGCGGGGCCCGGGGCTGGCGCTggcgctggggctgctgctgctgctgggcgcGGCGTGGCTGGCGTGCGGGCAGAACGAGACGGAGCCCATCGTGCTGGAGGGGAAGTGCCTCGTGGTGTGCGACTCCAACCCCACGTCCGATCCCACCGGCACGGCGCTCGGCATCTCCGTGCGCTCCGGCAGCGCCAAGGTCGCCTTCTCCGCCATCCGCAGCACCAACCACGAGCCCTCCGAGATGAGCAACCGCACCATGATCATCTACTTCGACCAG GTACTAGTGAACATCGGCAGCAACTTCGACTCGGAGAGGAGCACTTTCATAGCGCCCAGGAAAGGgatttacagttttaattttcacGTGGTGAAAGTCTACAACAGGCAAACCATCCAG GTGAGTTTGATGCTAAATGGGTGGCCAGTGATTTCTGCCTTTGCAGGGGACCAAGATGTGACCCGAGAAGCTGCTAGCAATGGAGTCCTGATTCAGATGGAGAAAGGAGACAGAGCTTATCTAAAACTGGAGAGAGGCAACTTGATGGGAGGCTGGAAGTATTCGACGTTCTCTGGATTTCTAGTGTTCCCACTTTAA